From a single Micromonospora sp. WMMD1102 genomic region:
- a CDS encoding polyprenyl synthetase family protein: MVEGVGGTAGGMAGLGLDTIGLEFADARLEASVAGVLATVEDELRANVASADPMVGEAARHLVDAGGKRFRPLLVVLGAQFGDPTAAHVVPAAVVMELTHLATLYHDDVMDEAPVRRGAQSANSRWGNSVAILVGDYLFARAADIAADLGTEAVRLQARTFARLVHGQIAETVGPRDADPVGHYLSVIAEKTGSLIATSARFGGMFGGAQPAQIEALAGYGETIGVAFQLSDDLLDIASESVQSGKTPGTDLREGVPTLPVLYALAADDGDAASVRLREILSAGPVTDDALHTEALGLLRESPALKRARETVRSYAEEARSRLAPLPDTPSRQALESLCDFIADRTG, from the coding sequence ATGGTTGAAGGCGTGGGGGGAACGGCTGGCGGCATGGCGGGTCTCGGGCTCGACACGATCGGGCTCGAGTTCGCGGATGCCCGTCTGGAAGCATCGGTGGCCGGCGTGCTGGCCACGGTCGAGGACGAGCTGCGCGCCAACGTGGCCAGCGCCGACCCGATGGTGGGCGAGGCTGCCCGGCACCTGGTCGACGCGGGCGGCAAGCGGTTCCGGCCGCTGCTGGTGGTGCTCGGCGCCCAGTTCGGTGATCCGACCGCCGCACACGTCGTACCGGCGGCGGTGGTGATGGAGCTCACCCACCTGGCGACGCTCTACCACGACGACGTGATGGACGAGGCGCCGGTGCGCCGGGGCGCGCAGAGCGCCAACTCCCGGTGGGGCAACTCGGTGGCGATCCTGGTCGGCGACTATCTCTTCGCCCGGGCCGCGGACATCGCCGCCGACCTCGGAACCGAGGCGGTCCGGTTGCAGGCCCGGACCTTCGCCCGGCTCGTGCACGGGCAGATCGCCGAGACGGTCGGCCCGCGCGACGCCGACCCGGTCGGGCACTATCTGAGCGTGATCGCCGAGAAGACCGGCTCGCTGATCGCCACGTCGGCCCGGTTCGGCGGCATGTTCGGCGGCGCCCAGCCGGCCCAGATCGAGGCGCTGGCCGGGTACGGCGAGACGATCGGGGTCGCCTTCCAGCTCTCCGACGACCTGCTCGACATCGCCTCCGAGTCGGTGCAGTCCGGCAAGACCCCCGGCACCGACCTGCGGGAGGGCGTGCCGACCCTGCCGGTGCTGTACGCGCTCGCCGCCGACGACGGCGACGCCGCCTCGGTGCGGCTGCGCGAGATCCTCTCGGCCGGCCCGGTCACCGACGACGCCCTGCACACCGAGGCGCTCGGGCTGCTCCGCGAGTCCCCGGCGCTGAAGCGGGCCCGGGAGACGGTCCGCAGCTATGCCGAGGAGGCCCGCTCCCGCCTCGCCCCGCTCCCCGACACCCCTTCCCGGCAGGCCCTCGAATCGCTCTGCGACTTCATCGCCGACCGGACCGGCTGA